One Mycolicibacterium crocinum DNA window includes the following coding sequences:
- a CDS encoding AMP-binding protein, whose product MSDQTPALGYRLSQLAAEAPEHPAVSCDGRTITRGELDSASNRLARAYAELGVKQGDYVTIAVANSIEWVQATVAVWKLGAIPQPLSPRLPDAEFEGLLDLKPRALLVGRPDPRGLVPSVAADFTGSPDLSDDPLPEAVSPVWKSIASGGSTGRPKLIEAGGDSRYPADLVAMGMGNQPTDTQLVPVPLSHNTGFTSATIALATGQHLVLLPRFDPERFLRVITDYRVNYLTTVPTIMQRLLPVYHANPDAYDLSSLRRLWHVAAVCPPAVKQAWIDLLGPDAVWELYGGTELQALTFISGAEWLTHRGSVGRVVAGEMKVLDDDGNECPPGVLGEIYMRPNPGSAPTYRYIGSTAKSRDGWDSLGDLGWFDGEGYLYLADRRVDMFTVGGRNTYPAEIESALSEHPAVLSCLVVGVPHEDLGQVPYALVHTDDALTEDEVKAFVAQRLADYKVPRTVEFVDTPLRDDAGKARRSAVRDEIVARLKS is encoded by the coding sequence ATGAGTGACCAGACTCCCGCGCTCGGGTACCGGCTGAGCCAACTCGCCGCCGAGGCGCCCGAGCACCCGGCCGTGTCCTGTGACGGCCGCACCATCACCCGTGGTGAGTTGGATTCGGCGTCGAACCGGCTGGCCCGCGCCTACGCCGAATTGGGAGTCAAACAAGGCGATTACGTGACGATCGCGGTCGCGAACTCGATCGAGTGGGTGCAGGCGACGGTCGCGGTCTGGAAGCTCGGCGCGATACCGCAACCACTGTCGCCGCGCCTGCCCGACGCCGAGTTCGAGGGGCTGCTCGACCTGAAGCCGCGCGCCCTGCTGGTCGGGCGCCCCGACCCGCGCGGCCTGGTGCCGTCGGTGGCCGCCGACTTCACCGGCAGTCCCGACCTCTCCGATGATCCCCTGCCCGAAGCTGTTTCACCGGTGTGGAAGTCGATCGCCTCCGGTGGCAGCACCGGACGCCCGAAACTGATCGAGGCCGGCGGCGACAGCCGCTATCCGGCCGACCTGGTCGCGATGGGGATGGGCAATCAACCGACCGACACCCAGTTGGTGCCGGTTCCGCTGAGTCACAACACCGGATTCACCTCGGCCACAATCGCGCTGGCGACCGGACAACATCTGGTGCTGCTACCGCGGTTCGATCCGGAGCGCTTCCTGCGGGTGATCACCGACTACCGGGTCAACTACCTGACCACCGTGCCGACGATCATGCAGCGGCTCCTGCCGGTCTATCACGCCAACCCCGATGCCTACGACCTGTCGTCACTGCGCCGGCTGTGGCACGTGGCCGCCGTGTGCCCGCCGGCCGTCAAGCAGGCATGGATCGACCTGCTCGGTCCGGACGCGGTGTGGGAACTGTACGGCGGCACCGAACTTCAGGCGTTGACGTTCATCAGCGGAGCCGAGTGGCTGACCCACCGCGGATCGGTCGGTCGCGTGGTGGCCGGTGAGATGAAGGTGCTCGACGACGACGGCAACGAATGCCCGCCGGGAGTGCTCGGCGAGATCTACATGCGCCCTAACCCGGGCTCTGCGCCCACCTACCGCTACATCGGCAGCACCGCCAAGTCCCGCGACGGCTGGGACTCGCTCGGCGATCTCGGCTGGTTCGACGGCGAAGGCTACCTGTACCTCGCCGACCGCCGGGTCGACATGTTCACCGTCGGTGGCCGCAACACCTACCCCGCAGAGATCGAGAGCGCGCTGTCCGAACACCCCGCGGTGCTGTCCTGTCTGGTCGTCGGGGTGCCGCACGAAGACCTCGGTCAGGTGCCTTACGCGCTGGTGCACACCGACGATGCGCTCACCGAGGACGAGGTCAAGGCGTTCGTGGCGCAGCGGCTGGCCGACTACAAGGTGCCGCGCACGGTGGAGTTCGTCGACACCCCGCTGCGCGACGATGCCGGCAAGGCCCGCCGGTCGGCGGTCCGCGACGAGATCGTCGCCCGCCTGAAGAGTTAG
- a CDS encoding phosphotriesterase family protein encodes MTEPSQVETVRGPVSTSDLGVVLMHEHVFILSQEIINNYPEGWGDGDAREADAVAKLNELKALGVDTIVDPTVIGLGRYIPRIQRVAAQTGLQIVVATGIYTYNDVPMYFHFTGPGTLLDGPEIMTEMFVRDITEGIADTGVKAAILKCATDEPGVTPGVERVLRAVAQAHKQTGVPITTHTHAHSRRGLDQQRIFAEEGVDLGRVIIGHSGDTTDLGYLEELIAAGSYLGMDRFGLDSFLPFDDRVDTVVRMCERGHADKMVLSHDASCYMDWLPEELVPVAMPNWHYRHIHNDVLPALRERGVTDEQITTMLVDNPRNIFAKQGAYE; translated from the coding sequence ATGACAGAGCCGTCACAGGTCGAGACCGTGCGGGGGCCGGTATCGACGAGCGACCTGGGTGTGGTGCTCATGCACGAACACGTCTTCATCCTGTCGCAGGAGATCATCAACAACTATCCCGAAGGGTGGGGCGACGGGGACGCCCGGGAGGCCGACGCCGTCGCCAAGCTCAACGAGCTGAAGGCCCTCGGGGTGGACACCATCGTCGACCCGACCGTCATCGGACTCGGCCGCTACATTCCGCGCATCCAACGGGTGGCCGCGCAGACCGGCCTGCAGATCGTGGTGGCCACCGGGATCTACACCTACAACGACGTCCCGATGTATTTCCACTTCACCGGACCGGGAACGCTGTTGGACGGCCCGGAAATCATGACCGAGATGTTCGTCCGCGATATCACCGAGGGCATCGCCGACACCGGCGTCAAAGCGGCAATCCTCAAGTGCGCCACCGACGAACCCGGTGTGACCCCCGGCGTCGAGCGGGTGCTGCGGGCAGTGGCCCAGGCTCACAAGCAGACCGGTGTGCCGATCACCACCCACACGCACGCGCACAGCCGGCGTGGCCTGGACCAGCAACGCATCTTCGCCGAGGAGGGCGTCGACCTCGGCCGGGTCATCATCGGGCACAGCGGGGACACCACCGACCTCGGTTACCTCGAGGAGCTGATCGCCGCCGGGTCCTACCTCGGCATGGACCGGTTCGGCCTGGACAGCTTCCTGCCCTTCGACGACCGCGTCGACACCGTCGTGCGGATGTGCGAACGCGGGCACGCCGACAAGATGGTGCTGTCCCACGACGCGTCCTGCTACATGGACTGGCTGCCCGAAGAACTCGTGCCGGTGGCCATGCCCAACTGGCACTACCGGCACATCCACAACGACGTGCTGCCCGCCCTGCGCGAACGCGGCGTGACCGACGAGCAGATCACCACCATGCTGGTGGACAACCCCCGCAACATCTTCGCGAAGCAAGGTGCCTATGAGTGA
- a CDS encoding alpha-(1->3)-arabinofuranosyltransferase — protein sequence MTTPPLSRRWLPFVFLIALILTFAQSPGMISPDTKLDLTANPLRFLARAANLWNSDLPFGQAQNQAYGYLFPHGAFFLLGDTLGLPGWVTQRLWWALLLAAGFWGLLRVAEALGIGTRPSRIIAAVAFALSPRVLTTLGSISSETLPMMLAPWVLLPVILALRGGEGRSLRMLAGRAGLALALMGAVNAVATLTGCLPAIIWWLCHRPNRVWLRFSAWWLLASALAVTWWVVALLLLGRISPPFLDFIESSGVTTQWASLTEMLRGTDSWTPFVSPNATAAAELVTQPAMVLATTLVAAGGMAGLALRTMPARGRLITMLLIGVVLLGLGYSGGLGSPVAHQVQAFLDAAGAPLRNVHKLEPVIRLPLVLGLAHLLSRIPLPGSAPRPVWVRAFAHPENDKRVAVGIVVMAALMVATSMAWTGRLTPPGAFRAIPDYWHQAADWLTEHNTGQPAPGRVLVVPGAPFATQVWGNSHDEPLQVLGESPWGVRDSIPLTPPQTIRALDSVQRLFAAGRPSAGLADTLARQGISYVVVRNDLDPDKSRSARPLLVHRAIDGSPGLQKVAQFGEPVGPGTLDGFISDSGLRPRYPAVEIYHVGAQGNPGAPYLTDAGRMARVDGGPESLLRIDERRRLLGQPPLGPMLLTSDAQRAGLPAPVVTVTDTPVDRETDYGRVDDHSSAARAVGDHRNTFNRVPDYPVPGARPVHGAWTGGRLSASSSSSDATALPNVAPASGPAAAIDGDSATAWVSNSLQAAVGQWLQVDFDRPVTNATLTITPSATAVGAQVRRLQVSTENGTSTVRFDEPGKPLTVALPYGESPWVRITAVGTDDGSSGVQFGITDLSVTQFDASGFAHPVDIRHSVVVPGPPAGSSVAAWDLGSELLGRQGCADSSDGVHCAASMSLAPEEPVTLSRTLTVPKAIDVKPVVWVRARQGPHLADLIAQPDTVRSRADADLIDVDGSAYAATDGDPRTSWTAPQSVVQHRSAPTLTVTLPKPTEVTGLVLTPSSSQLPTHPTMVAIDLGDGPQVRRLDGGTQTVALHPRLTDTVRISLLNWNDVIDRTALGFDQLKPPGLAEVGVLGPDGKPVAAADAAANRTRTIEIPCGQGPIVAVSGRFVQTSVTTTVGALLDGEPVPARACDPTPIALPAGTQELLISPGSAFVVDGAQLSGPLANQITTAATTPADVTRWGADRREVNVSRAPTARVLVVPESVNPGWVAHLPDGVTLTPVIVNGWQQGWVVPAGEQGTITISFPSNRAYRIGLAVGLSLLPLLLLLALIPPRRAPATWEPARPWALTALAGAGVLAAGALIAGVGGLAVFGIAMVLGYLLRRRDRARDRVTLAASACGLIAAGALLSRYPWRSVDGYIGHSPWVQLLALIAVGALAVSAVRRRQPRTDENPDATSISR from the coding sequence ATCACGACCCCGCCGCTCTCGCGGCGCTGGCTCCCGTTCGTCTTCCTCATCGCGCTGATACTGACCTTCGCGCAGTCGCCGGGGATGATCTCGCCGGACACCAAGCTCGACCTGACCGCCAACCCACTGCGCTTCCTGGCCCGCGCGGCGAACCTGTGGAACAGCGACCTGCCGTTCGGGCAGGCGCAGAACCAGGCGTACGGCTACCTCTTCCCGCACGGGGCATTCTTCCTGCTCGGTGACACGCTCGGACTGCCCGGCTGGGTCACTCAGCGGCTCTGGTGGGCACTGCTGCTGGCCGCCGGTTTCTGGGGCCTGCTGCGGGTTGCCGAGGCTCTGGGCATCGGAACCCGCCCATCGCGGATCATCGCCGCCGTCGCGTTCGCCCTGTCACCGCGGGTGCTGACGACGCTGGGTTCGATCTCGTCGGAGACGCTGCCGATGATGCTCGCGCCATGGGTGCTGCTGCCGGTGATCCTCGCTCTGCGCGGTGGTGAGGGCAGGTCGCTGCGGATGCTGGCCGGCCGGGCCGGGCTGGCGTTGGCGTTGATGGGCGCGGTGAATGCGGTCGCAACGCTCACCGGCTGCCTACCGGCCATCATCTGGTGGCTGTGCCACCGGCCCAACCGGGTGTGGCTGAGGTTCAGCGCGTGGTGGCTGCTGGCCTCGGCGCTGGCGGTCACCTGGTGGGTGGTCGCCCTGCTACTGCTCGGCCGGATCAGCCCGCCGTTCCTGGATTTCATCGAGTCCTCCGGAGTCACCACGCAGTGGGCGTCGCTGACCGAGATGCTGCGCGGCACCGACAGCTGGACACCGTTCGTCTCACCGAACGCCACCGCGGCCGCCGAGCTGGTGACCCAGCCGGCGATGGTGCTGGCCACCACGCTGGTCGCCGCAGGCGGAATGGCCGGGCTGGCGCTGCGGACGATGCCGGCCCGCGGGCGACTCATCACCATGCTGCTGATCGGTGTCGTGCTGCTCGGCCTGGGCTACTCCGGCGGACTGGGCTCCCCGGTGGCACATCAGGTGCAGGCCTTCCTCGACGCGGCGGGCGCACCACTGCGCAACGTGCACAAGCTCGAACCGGTCATCCGCCTCCCGTTGGTGCTGGGGCTCGCGCATCTGTTGAGCCGAATCCCATTGCCCGGCAGCGCACCCCGGCCGGTGTGGGTCCGGGCGTTCGCACATCCCGAGAACGACAAACGCGTGGCGGTCGGCATCGTCGTCATGGCCGCGCTGATGGTGGCCACGTCGATGGCCTGGACCGGTCGGCTCACCCCGCCGGGTGCGTTCCGTGCGATCCCCGACTACTGGCATCAGGCCGCGGACTGGTTGACCGAGCACAACACCGGCCAGCCCGCGCCGGGCCGGGTGCTGGTGGTCCCCGGTGCACCGTTCGCCACTCAGGTGTGGGGCAACAGCCATGACGAACCGCTGCAGGTGCTCGGCGAAAGCCCCTGGGGCGTCCGAGATTCCATCCCGCTGACCCCGCCCCAGACAATTCGGGCGCTCGATTCGGTGCAGCGACTGTTCGCCGCAGGCCGACCGTCGGCGGGGCTGGCCGACACCCTCGCCCGCCAAGGCATCTCCTACGTCGTGGTGCGTAACGACCTCGATCCGGACAAGTCGCGATCGGCGCGCCCGCTGCTGGTACATCGCGCCATCGACGGGTCACCCGGCCTGCAGAAGGTGGCGCAGTTCGGCGAACCGGTCGGACCCGGCACCCTGGATGGGTTCATCAGCGACAGCGGGTTACGCCCACGCTACCCCGCCGTCGAGATCTACCATGTTGGCGCACAAGGGAATCCGGGCGCACCATACCTGACTGACGCCGGCCGCATGGCCCGGGTCGACGGCGGCCCCGAGTCACTGCTGCGCATCGACGAGCGCAGACGCCTGCTCGGCCAACCGCCGCTCGGCCCGATGCTGCTGACCTCCGACGCCCAGCGCGCCGGACTTCCCGCGCCGGTGGTAACCGTCACCGACACCCCGGTCGACCGGGAAACCGACTACGGCCGGGTCGATGACCACTCGTCGGCGGCCAGGGCAGTGGGCGATCACCGCAACACGTTCAACCGGGTGCCCGACTATCCGGTGCCCGGCGCGCGGCCCGTGCACGGCGCGTGGACCGGCGGACGGCTGTCCGCGTCGAGTTCCTCCTCGGATGCCACCGCGCTGCCGAACGTCGCACCGGCCAGCGGGCCCGCCGCCGCCATCGACGGCGACTCGGCCACCGCGTGGGTGTCGAACTCGCTGCAGGCCGCGGTCGGCCAATGGCTGCAGGTCGACTTCGATCGCCCGGTCACCAACGCGACGCTGACGATCACCCCGAGCGCCACCGCGGTCGGGGCCCAGGTCCGCCGATTGCAGGTGTCCACCGAAAACGGCACCTCCACAGTGCGTTTCGACGAGCCGGGCAAACCGCTCACGGTGGCCCTGCCGTACGGGGAGTCGCCGTGGGTGCGAATCACCGCGGTCGGCACCGACGACGGCTCGTCCGGGGTCCAGTTCGGCATCACCGACCTGTCGGTCACCCAGTTCGACGCCTCCGGCTTCGCCCATCCCGTCGACATCCGGCACAGCGTCGTCGTACCCGGACCGCCCGCCGGATCTTCGGTCGCCGCTTGGGATCTGGGCTCCGAACTACTCGGCAGGCAGGGCTGCGCCGATTCCTCCGACGGTGTGCACTGCGCGGCGTCGATGTCGCTGGCCCCCGAGGAGCCGGTCACCTTGAGCCGCACGCTGACCGTGCCCAAGGCGATCGACGTCAAACCCGTCGTCTGGGTGCGCGCCCGGCAGGGGCCGCACCTCGCGGATCTCATCGCCCAGCCGGACACGGTCCGATCGCGCGCCGACGCCGATCTGATCGACGTCGACGGATCGGCCTACGCGGCCACCGATGGTGACCCGCGCACCTCGTGGACCGCACCGCAGAGTGTGGTGCAGCACCGCAGTGCCCCCACCCTGACGGTGACGCTGCCGAAGCCGACCGAGGTCACCGGGCTGGTGCTGACCCCGAGTTCCTCGCAGCTGCCCACCCATCCGACGATGGTCGCGATCGATTTGGGGGACGGGCCGCAGGTTCGCCGGCTCGACGGCGGTACCCAAACCGTCGCTCTACATCCACGACTCACCGATACCGTCCGGATCAGCCTGCTGAACTGGAATGACGTGATCGACCGCACAGCACTGGGTTTCGACCAGCTCAAGCCGCCCGGCCTCGCCGAGGTCGGAGTACTGGGTCCGGACGGCAAGCCCGTCGCGGCCGCCGACGCTGCCGCCAACCGCACCCGCACCATCGAGATACCCTGCGGACAGGGACCGATCGTCGCGGTCTCCGGCCGGTTCGTGCAGACCTCGGTGACGACCACCGTCGGTGCGCTGCTGGACGGTGAACCGGTGCCGGCCCGCGCATGCGACCCGACGCCGATCGCCCTGCCGGCCGGTACCCAGGAGCTGCTGATCAGCCCCGGCTCAGCGTTCGTCGTCGACGGGGCTCAGCTATCCGGTCCGTTGGCGAATCAAATCACCACCGCGGCAACGACTCCCGCCGATGTCACCCGGTGGGGTGCCGACCGCAGGGAAGTCAACGTGAGCCGGGCGCCCACCGCGCGGGTGCTGGTGGTCCCGGAAAGCGTGAACCCGGGCTGGGTGGCTCACCTACCCGACGGGGTGACGCTGACACCGGTGATCGTCAACGGCTGGCAGCAGGGCTGGGTGGTGCCCGCCGGTGAACAGGGCACCATCACGATCAGCTTCCCGTCGAACCGGGCCTACCGCATCGGTCTCGCCGTCGGCCTGTCCCTGCTGCCGTTGCTCCTGCTGCTGGCGCTGATACCGCCGCGCCGCGCGCCGGCCACCTGGGAACCGGCCCGGCCGTGGGCGCTGACGGCGCTGGCGGGCGCGGGAGTGTTGGCCGCGGGCGCACTGATTGCCGGCGTCGGGGGCCTTGCAGTGTTCGGGATCGCCATGGTGCTCGGCTACCTGCTCCGCCGCCGGGACCGAGCGCGCGACCGGGTGACGCTGGCGGCCAGTGCCTGCGGGTTGATCGCCGCGGGGGCGTTGCTGTCGCGCTATCCGTGGCGGTCGGTTGACGGCTACATCGGCCACTCCCCGTGGGTGCAGCTGCTGGCGCTGATCGCGGTGGGCGCGCTGGCCGTATCGGCCGTCCGTCGCCGACAGCCTCGAACTGACGAAAACCCCGACGCCACAAGCATTTCCCGTTAG
- a CDS encoding DUF2613 domain-containing protein: protein MTRFVVPAAASIVVGLLLGAAAIFGVTLMIQQDTKPPLSPGDPASSVLNRVEYGNRG, encoded by the coding sequence ATGACCCGGTTCGTGGTTCCTGCCGCCGCCAGCATCGTGGTCGGATTGCTGCTCGGGGCCGCCGCGATCTTCGGCGTGACGTTGATGATCCAGCAGGACACCAAGCCGCCGCTCTCGCCCGGCGACCCGGCATCGTCGGTGCTGAACCGCGTCGAGTACGGCAACCGCGGCTAG
- a CDS encoding glycoside hydrolase family 3 N-terminal domain-containing protein, whose protein sequence is MPTHLFSVRGIAALSALPLVLLGCSSTAQRPAASSSAPVSAPSSASTVPLAGPVPAPGTPAPPACGSGPELVGSMSTRDKLAQVLMVGVKSAADARAVVETYHVGGVFVGSWTDLTMLTDGSLADYANAGPLPLAVSVDEEGGRVERLAKLIGDAPSARVLAQTQTPEQVYQQALDRGRKMHDLGITIDFAPVVDVTDAADDTVIGDRSFSNDPAKVTEYAGAYARGLRDAGLLPVLKHFPGHGHGSGDSHTAGAVTTPSLDELKNNDLLPYRTLTTEAPVAVMVGHLEVPGLTGTTPASLSAAAVGLLRSGGYGGPGFDGPVFSDDLSSMAAIADRYGVAEAVLRSLQAGTDVALWVTTDEVPAVLDRLEKAVNAGELSLPAIETSVLRMARLKGQSPRCGG, encoded by the coding sequence ATGCCCACCCACCTGTTCTCGGTTCGTGGAATCGCGGCCTTGTCGGCACTCCCACTGGTGCTGCTCGGCTGCTCAAGTACTGCGCAACGCCCGGCCGCCTCGTCGTCGGCGCCGGTCAGTGCGCCGTCGTCGGCAAGCACGGTGCCGTTGGCCGGTCCGGTCCCGGCGCCCGGCACCCCGGCGCCACCCGCCTGCGGATCCGGACCGGAGTTAGTGGGCTCGATGTCGACCCGCGACAAGCTCGCGCAGGTGCTGATGGTCGGGGTGAAGAGCGCCGCCGACGCGCGCGCCGTGGTGGAGACCTATCACGTCGGTGGCGTCTTCGTCGGCAGCTGGACCGACCTGACGATGCTGACCGACGGCTCGCTGGCCGACTACGCCAACGCCGGACCGCTGCCGCTGGCTGTCAGCGTCGACGAAGAGGGCGGCCGGGTCGAGCGGCTGGCCAAGCTGATCGGCGACGCCCCGTCGGCGCGGGTGCTGGCCCAGACCCAGACCCCCGAGCAGGTGTACCAGCAGGCCCTCGACCGCGGCCGCAAGATGCACGATCTCGGCATCACCATCGACTTCGCGCCCGTCGTCGACGTCACCGACGCCGCCGACGACACCGTGATCGGCGATCGGTCGTTCTCCAACGATCCGGCGAAGGTCACCGAGTACGCCGGCGCGTACGCCCGCGGCCTGCGCGATGCCGGCCTACTCCCGGTCCTCAAGCACTTCCCCGGACACGGGCATGGGTCGGGCGACTCGCACACCGCCGGAGCGGTCACCACCCCATCGCTGGACGAGCTGAAGAACAACGACCTGCTTCCGTATCGCACGCTGACCACCGAGGCGCCCGTCGCGGTGATGGTCGGCCACCTGGAGGTGCCGGGGCTCACCGGGACGACGCCGGCCAGCCTGAGCGCCGCGGCGGTGGGCCTGCTGCGCAGCGGCGGTTACGGCGGACCCGGCTTCGACGGACCGGTTTTCAGCGACGACCTGTCCAGCATGGCGGCCATCGCCGACCGGTACGGCGTCGCCGAAGCGGTTCTGCGCAGTCTGCAGGCCGGTACCGATGTGGCGCTGTGGGTGACCACCGATGAGGTGCCTGCGGTGCTCGACCGGCTGGAGAAAGCGGTCAACGCCGGTGAGTTGTCGTTGCCGGCGATAGAAACTTCGGTACTGCGAATGGCGCGTTTGAAAGGCCAAAGTCCCCGCTGCGGCGGTTAG
- a CDS encoding TetR/AcrR family transcriptional regulator — translation MAGGTKRLPRAVREQQMLDAAVQMFSVNGYHETSMDVIAGEAQISKPMLYLYYGSKEELFGACLARELSRFIEAVREDIDLKQSPHDLLRSVILSVLQYIDANRASWIVLYTQATSSQAFAHTVREGREKIIDMVARLLEAGTRNPEPGTDFHMMAVALVGAGEAVATRVSAGDADVDEAADMLINLFWRGLKGAPSDKETPSVTAG, via the coding sequence ATGGCGGGTGGCACCAAGCGGTTGCCCCGTGCCGTGCGGGAGCAGCAGATGCTCGACGCCGCTGTGCAGATGTTCTCGGTCAACGGTTATCACGAGACGTCGATGGACGTCATCGCCGGCGAGGCGCAGATCTCCAAGCCGATGCTGTATCTGTACTACGGGTCCAAGGAAGAACTCTTCGGGGCCTGCCTGGCCCGCGAACTGAGCCGCTTCATCGAAGCGGTGCGTGAGGACATCGACCTCAAGCAGAGCCCACATGACCTGTTGCGCAGCGTCATTCTGTCGGTGCTGCAGTACATCGACGCCAACCGGGCCTCGTGGATCGTGCTCTACACCCAGGCCACCAGCTCGCAGGCATTCGCGCACACGGTCCGCGAGGGCCGCGAGAAGATCATCGACATGGTCGCCCGGCTCTTGGAGGCCGGCACCCGAAATCCCGAGCCGGGCACCGACTTTCACATGATGGCCGTTGCCTTGGTGGGCGCCGGTGAGGCCGTCGCGACACGGGTCAGCGCCGGCGACGCCGACGTCGACGAGGCCGCCGACATGTTGATCAACTTGTTCTGGCGCGGCCTCAAGGGTGCGCCGTCCGACAAAGAGACCCCCTCGGTCACCGCCGGTTGA
- a CDS encoding MarR family winged helix-turn-helix transcriptional regulator — protein sequence MMRGDADHLHALFMDLVRVAGLLHPDQDIPGYPISMSQAFAIHELDVDVPLSQRELADRLMLEKSTVSRMIADLERQGLVMRERDPANRRTNRLRLTDAGRGLHGQVAANFGAQFHQWTAALSEAESQALMVGLPALIRVVRDNSAEWVNRR from the coding sequence ATGATGCGCGGCGACGCCGATCATCTCCATGCGCTGTTCATGGATCTGGTGCGGGTGGCCGGTCTATTGCATCCCGACCAGGACATTCCCGGATATCCGATCTCGATGTCGCAAGCGTTCGCCATCCACGAACTCGATGTCGACGTGCCGCTGTCCCAACGGGAACTGGCCGACCGGCTGATGCTGGAGAAAAGCACGGTCAGCCGGATGATCGCCGACCTCGAGCGTCAGGGCCTGGTGATGCGCGAACGCGACCCGGCGAACCGGCGCACCAACCGGCTGCGGCTCACCGATGCAGGCCGCGGGCTACACGGGCAGGTCGCCGCCAACTTCGGCGCGCAGTTCCACCAGTGGACGGCCGCGCTGAGCGAGGCCGAATCCCAGGCCCTCATGGTGGGATTGCCCGCGCTGATCCGTGTGGTCCGCGACAACAGCGCGGAATGGGTCAACCGGCGGTGA
- a CDS encoding class I SAM-dependent methyltransferase: MRVHHHRNLPGVFAGRGSRIYDRTARTLLRGLYARIADDLVDVLPDGADVLDVGTGPGVLISELARRRPDLHLVGVDLSADMVSAAQRNLSEFGGRATAQHGDVVDLPFAAGTFDLVVSSFSSHHWDDPAAAVPELARVLRPGGRLYVYDFGFAPFDVITETARSRGVFGSSPVRTSRIRTGVIFPRRCTRQVLTA; encoded by the coding sequence ATGCGAGTCCACCATCACCGAAATCTCCCCGGTGTCTTCGCAGGCCGGGGCAGCCGAATCTACGACAGAACGGCACGCACCCTCTTACGGGGCTTGTACGCGCGGATCGCCGACGATCTGGTCGATGTGCTGCCCGACGGTGCGGACGTTCTCGATGTCGGGACCGGTCCGGGAGTCCTGATCTCGGAACTGGCCCGGCGCAGGCCAGATCTTCACCTTGTTGGGGTGGATCTGTCGGCGGACATGGTCAGCGCCGCGCAGCGCAATCTGAGCGAGTTCGGGGGCCGGGCGACGGCGCAGCACGGCGATGTCGTCGACTTGCCTTTCGCCGCAGGCACTTTCGATCTGGTCGTTTCGTCTTTCAGTTCGCATCACTGGGACGACCCCGCAGCAGCGGTTCCGGAACTCGCCCGGGTGCTGCGGCCGGGCGGGCGGCTGTATGTCTACGACTTCGGCTTCGCGCCGTTCGACGTGATCACCGAAACAGCCCGCAGCCGAGGAGTTTTCGGCTCGAGCCCAGTGCGCACCTCGCGGATTCGCACCGGCGTGATCTTCCCGCGACGCTGTACGCGCCAGGTATTGACGGCCTGA
- a CDS encoding MaoC/PaaZ C-terminal domain-containing protein — MTEQPSGLRNMLRAAAGSLPFIPRGDHLPNRTLTVEDLSIDPSNVAAYASVTGLRFGDTVPLTYPFVLTFPTVMALITGFDFPFAAMGAVHVENEITRYRPIAVTDTVNLKVHAENLREHRKGLLVDVVADIHVGNERAWHQVTTFLHQQRTSLSGGPKAEPPKRPKLPPPNTILRISPGQIRRYASIGGDHNPIHTTPIGAKLFGFPTVIAHGMFSAAAVLANIEAQIPDAVRYSVKFGKPVILPATAGLYIDRVSDGWDIAMRNLSKGYPHLTGTVRGL, encoded by the coding sequence GTGACCGAACAGCCGAGCGGACTGCGCAATATGCTGCGCGCCGCGGCGGGCTCGCTGCCGTTCATCCCGCGCGGCGACCATCTGCCCAACCGCACCCTGACCGTCGAGGACTTGTCCATCGACCCGTCGAACGTCGCCGCCTACGCGTCGGTCACGGGCCTGCGCTTCGGCGACACCGTGCCGCTGACCTACCCGTTCGTGCTGACGTTTCCGACCGTGATGGCGCTGATCACCGGGTTCGACTTCCCGTTCGCGGCCATGGGTGCGGTGCACGTGGAGAACGAGATCACCCGGTACCGTCCGATCGCGGTCACCGACACCGTCAACCTGAAGGTGCACGCCGAGAATCTTCGCGAGCACCGCAAGGGTCTGCTGGTCGATGTCGTCGCCGACATCCACGTGGGCAACGAACGCGCCTGGCATCAGGTCACCACGTTCCTGCACCAGCAGCGCACCAGCCTGTCCGGCGGCCCCAAAGCCGAGCCGCCCAAGCGGCCGAAACTGCCACCGCCCAATACAATCCTGCGGATCAGCCCCGGCCAGATCCGGCGGTACGCGTCGATCGGCGGGGACCACAATCCGATCCACACCACCCCGATCGGTGCCAAGCTGTTCGGTTTCCCCACCGTGATCGCCCACGGCATGTTCAGTGCGGCAGCGGTTTTGGCCAATATCGAGGCTCAGATTCCCGATGCCGTGCGCTACTCGGTGAAGTTCGGCAAGCCCGTCATCCTGCCGGCCACCGCCGGGCTCTACATCGACCGGGTCTCCGACGGCTGGGACATCGCGATGCGCAACCTGTCGAAGGGCTACCCGCACCTCACCGGAACGGTTCGCGGACTCTAG